One genomic window of Bacteroidales bacterium includes the following:
- a CDS encoding glycoside hydrolase family 9 protein, translated as MRYLFALLVILALSCSKSPEQKLVLNDQNYFELPGLNVMVFEDIYPEGHQGGVGFIQHGVRVATNGDVRLELTPGQFQPIPKVGPRDINRDSNQISVKLWYPDTAINRKGFNPIFYPDLVLTYSIRVKAEEDYFRIYVDLDKPVPQEWLGKIGFNIELFPPALFGKTWMMDSASGFFPPQANGPEILDENNENQATPMAVGRKLTVAPESDKQRFSIESSTADIQLLDGRIRHTNGWFVVRSPIPAGVTKNAIVWTVKVNHLPGWKADPVVHVSQVGYHPNQQKTAVIELDNAEKSITSASLVKITEDGEKAVKMAKPSKWGKFLRYQCVLFDFSDVKESGTYQVKYGDFKSNPFVISPTIYERHVWQPTLEVFLPVQMCHMKVTDAYRVWHGACHLDDAVMAPVDSVLFDGYAQGPSTLTKFKPGDRVPGLNRGGWHDAGDDDLRVESQAGSVQLLSMAWEEFKPELDATTINQAAREVKIHVPDGKPDILQQIEHGAITVLAGYESMGRVYRGIISPSLKQYTMVGDVSNQTDNLNYNGSVKYNGSFESRAGIKDDRAVYTEENPGHEFDAIQGLAAAGRSLKGYDDKLAERCVKAAIGLWGQKRQLTSWQLSSQINAAVELYLTTHSPEFRDFLLANTDSITKRISSVGWMVVRTVPDINDAVYTKKIEEALATLSKQIIEQGKETPYGVPYRPHIWGAGWNIQEFGVHQYYLAKYFPKLFSYDYMFNALNFVLGCHPGDNTASFASGVGSKSATMAYGYNRADYSYIPGGVVSGTALIRPDFAELKEFPFLWQQTEYVLGGGESNYLFLVLAADKVLK; from the coding sequence ATGCGTTACCTATTTGCATTACTCGTAATCCTCGCCTTATCCTGTTCCAAAAGCCCTGAACAGAAACTTGTTCTGAATGATCAGAATTATTTTGAATTACCCGGCCTCAATGTTATGGTATTCGAGGATATCTATCCGGAAGGCCACCAGGGTGGTGTCGGTTTTATACAGCACGGGGTGAGGGTTGCCACCAACGGTGATGTCCGCCTGGAACTAACTCCCGGCCAATTCCAGCCTATACCTAAGGTTGGCCCGCGCGATATAAACCGCGACAGCAACCAGATCTCAGTCAAACTCTGGTATCCTGACACGGCTATCAACCGCAAAGGATTTAATCCCATATTCTATCCCGACCTGGTGTTGACTTATTCCATCAGGGTAAAGGCTGAGGAAGATTATTTCCGGATTTACGTCGACCTGGATAAACCAGTGCCGCAAGAGTGGCTGGGGAAAATAGGTTTCAATATTGAACTATTCCCTCCGGCCTTGTTCGGAAAAACATGGATGATGGATTCCGCATCAGGGTTTTTCCCTCCCCAGGCAAACGGCCCGGAAATCCTTGATGAAAACAATGAAAACCAGGCCACGCCAATGGCAGTCGGTAGAAAACTCACCGTGGCCCCCGAATCGGATAAACAACGTTTCTCCATTGAAAGCTCAACAGCGGATATTCAATTACTCGATGGCCGAATCAGGCATACGAACGGATGGTTTGTTGTACGGTCACCGATTCCGGCAGGAGTAACTAAAAATGCCATTGTATGGACTGTAAAGGTAAATCATTTGCCGGGCTGGAAGGCTGACCCGGTTGTTCATGTTTCACAGGTCGGTTACCATCCCAATCAGCAAAAAACAGCTGTAATTGAACTCGACAACGCTGAAAAATCAATTACGTCTGCCAGTCTTGTGAAAATCACTGAGGATGGCGAAAAGGCTGTAAAAATGGCCAAACCGTCAAAATGGGGGAAATTCCTTCGTTATCAATGCGTGTTGTTTGATTTTTCTGATGTAAAAGAATCTGGTACTTACCAGGTAAAATACGGGGATTTTAAATCGAATCCTTTTGTTATCTCCCCGACAATTTATGAGCGTCACGTCTGGCAGCCCACTCTCGAGGTTTTTCTACCGGTGCAGATGTGTCATATGAAGGTCACTGATGCATACAGGGTTTGGCATGGCGCCTGCCATCTGGACGATGCCGTGATGGCACCTGTAGATTCGGTACTGTTTGACGGGTACGCACAAGGTCCGTCCACACTTACGAAGTTTAAGCCGGGTGACAGGGTTCCGGGACTCAACAGGGGCGGCTGGCATGATGCAGGTGATGACGATTTAAGAGTGGAATCACAGGCTGGAAGCGTTCAATTGTTATCCATGGCCTGGGAAGAATTCAAACCGGAACTGGATGCCACTACAATCAACCAGGCAGCCCGTGAAGTGAAAATTCATGTTCCCGACGGGAAACCGGATATTTTGCAGCAGATTGAACATGGCGCCATCACGGTTCTTGCCGGTTATGAAAGCATGGGCCGTGTTTACCGCGGTATCATAAGTCCGTCGCTCAAACAGTATACCATGGTGGGCGATGTGTCAAACCAGACTGATAACCTCAACTACAACGGGTCGGTGAAATATAACGGTAGCTTTGAATCGCGTGCGGGAATTAAGGATGACCGGGCTGTCTATACCGAAGAAAATCCGGGTCATGAATTTGATGCGATCCAGGGTTTGGCTGCCGCCGGAAGATCTCTTAAAGGTTACGATGATAAACTGGCTGAACGTTGTGTTAAAGCAGCGATCGGATTATGGGGCCAGAAAAGGCAACTTACATCCTGGCAGCTTTCCTCACAGATCAATGCGGCAGTGGAATTGTACCTGACAACCCATTCACCTGAATTCAGGGACTTTCTGCTGGCGAATACCGATTCGATAACCAAACGGATTTCCTCGGTTGGCTGGATGGTTGTGAGAACGGTTCCGGATATCAATGATGCCGTATATACCAAAAAGATTGAGGAAGCGCTTGCAACCCTATCAAAACAAATTATCGAGCAGGGAAAGGAAACTCCTTACGGTGTTCCCTACAGGCCTCATATCTGGGGCGCAGGCTGGAATATCCAGGAATTCGGGGTGCACCAGTATTATCTTGCCAAATATTTCCCGAAGTTGTTCAGCTACGATTATATGTTCAACGCGCTGAATTTTGTTCTCGGTTGTCATCCGGGTGATAATACGGCGTCCTTTGCTTCCGGGGTAGGTTCAAAATCGGCTACAATGGCCTATGGGTATAACCGTGCGGATTATTCATATATTCCCGGCGGTGTGGTTTCGGGAACTGCGCTTATCCGTCCTGATTTTGCCGAACTGAAGGAGTTTCCCTTCCTCTGGCAGCAAACCGAGTATGTGCTGGGTGGTGGCGAAAGCAATTACCTGTTCCTTGTTCTGGCAGCGGATAAGGTATTGAAGTAA
- a CDS encoding glycoside hydrolase family 3 N-terminal domain-containing protein, whose protein sequence is MKKAPILFLLAALTLLMVQSCKKWSQQASGSLMYVTNEGGQKLAYDTSSGVKLVFDKGFAFKDLNKNGNLDKYEDWRLPADERAKDLASKLSVEQIAGLMLYSAHQSIPAGATRFMGGTYNGKPFTESGAKASDLSDQQIKFLKEDNVRHVLVTRVQSAEIAAIWNNNVQALCEGIGFGIPANNSSDPRHQASSEVEYLTGSAGQISMWPGSLGMAATFDPELVKQFGHIASQEYRALGIATALSPQIDLATEPRWGRFSGTFGESPKLNTDMARAYVDGFQTSEGENVIADGWGYTSVNAMIKHWPGGGPEEGGRDAHFSFGKYAVYPGKNLADHLMSFTQGAFKLEGPTKMASAVMPYYTISYGLDTVNKENVGNSFSAYLIHDMLRGQYGYDGVACTDWGVTQDYKAIDGFGTTSWGVEGLTVAERHYKAIMAGMDQFGGNNDKGPVLEAYQMGVKEHGEEFMRKRFEESAVRLLRNIFHTGLFEIPYLDVETTKKTVGNADFMKAGYEAQVKSIVMVKNSGKVLPLKKQLTAYVPKRFTPASRNFLGMEEPASLNYPISIETVKKYFNVTDNPAEADFALVCIASPNSGSGYDPNDVKKGGNGYVPISLQYKPYKAVDARDVSLAGGDPLEKFTNRSYKNKTVTPSNTGDLNMVLDARKAMKDKPVIVVIDVSKPMVFSEFENQANAIILAFGVQDQAKLDILTGAYEPSGLLPFQMPADMKTVELQKEDVPFDMTCHKDADGNVYDFGFGLNWSGMIKDARTEKYAR, encoded by the coding sequence ATGAAAAAAGCGCCTATTCTTTTTTTACTGGCTGCATTAACACTATTAATGGTGCAAAGCTGTAAAAAATGGAGTCAACAGGCTTCAGGAAGCCTTATGTATGTGACAAATGAAGGAGGTCAGAAACTGGCCTATGATACAAGTTCCGGCGTAAAGCTGGTGTTTGACAAAGGGTTTGCATTTAAGGACCTGAATAAAAACGGAAACCTTGATAAATATGAAGACTGGCGCCTGCCTGCAGATGAAAGAGCAAAGGACCTGGCTTCAAAACTCAGCGTGGAACAAATTGCAGGGTTGATGCTTTATAGTGCGCATCAGTCGATTCCTGCCGGAGCCACGAGGTTCATGGGCGGCACTTATAACGGGAAACCTTTTACTGAAAGTGGTGCCAAAGCATCTGACCTGAGCGACCAGCAAATCAAATTTCTGAAAGAAGACAATGTAAGGCATGTGTTGGTAACAAGGGTACAAAGCGCTGAAATTGCTGCCATATGGAATAACAATGTGCAGGCCCTTTGCGAAGGCATCGGTTTCGGAATACCTGCCAATAACAGTTCAGATCCACGCCACCAGGCCAGTTCCGAGGTTGAATACCTTACCGGTTCTGCAGGTCAGATATCCATGTGGCCGGGTTCGCTGGGTATGGCTGCTACATTTGATCCTGAACTGGTAAAGCAATTCGGACATATTGCATCGCAGGAATACAGGGCGCTTGGCATCGCCACAGCCCTTTCGCCCCAAATTGACCTGGCCACCGAACCCAGGTGGGGCCGGTTCAGCGGTACATTCGGCGAAAGTCCAAAATTGAATACCGATATGGCAAGGGCCTACGTTGACGGATTCCAGACCTCAGAGGGTGAAAACGTGATTGCTGACGGCTGGGGATATACAAGCGTGAATGCGATGATCAAGCATTGGCCAGGTGGAGGTCCTGAAGAAGGCGGTCGTGACGCTCACTTTTCATTCGGTAAATACGCCGTTTATCCTGGTAAAAACCTGGCAGATCACCTGATGTCATTTACCCAGGGAGCTTTTAAACTGGAAGGTCCCACTAAAATGGCTTCAGCTGTTATGCCTTATTATACAATTTCCTACGGGCTTGACACGGTAAATAAGGAAAATGTAGGTAATTCCTTCAGCGCTTATCTTATTCATGATATGCTAAGGGGACAATATGGTTATGACGGTGTTGCATGCACCGATTGGGGTGTAACCCAGGATTACAAAGCGATTGACGGCTTCGGCACCACATCCTGGGGTGTTGAAGGCCTAACTGTTGCTGAAAGGCATTACAAGGCCATAATGGCCGGAATGGACCAGTTTGGCGGCAACAACGATAAAGGTCCTGTTCTCGAAGCTTACCAGATGGGAGTAAAAGAACACGGTGAGGAATTCATGCGCAAAAGGTTTGAAGAGTCAGCTGTTCGACTGCTCAGAAATATTTTCCATACAGGTTTGTTTGAGATTCCTTACCTTGATGTTGAGACCACAAAGAAAACCGTTGGAAATGCTGATTTTATGAAGGCCGGCTATGAGGCACAGGTAAAATCAATTGTCATGGTGAAGAACAGCGGCAAGGTTCTGCCTCTCAAAAAGCAACTTACTGCCTATGTGCCTAAAAGATTTACACCGGCTTCACGTAATTTTCTCGGTATGGAAGAGCCTGCTTCGTTAAATTACCCGATCAGCATTGAAACAGTTAAGAAGTATTTCAACGTTACCGATAATCCGGCTGAAGCTGACTTTGCCCTGGTTTGCATTGCCAGTCCGAATTCTGGCAGTGGTTATGATCCTAATGATGTGAAAAAAGGCGGAAACGGGTATGTGCCTATCAGTCTCCAGTATAAACCTTACAAAGCTGTAGATGCCCGTGACGTAAGCCTTGCAGGGGGCGATCCGCTTGAAAAATTCACAAACAGAAGCTATAAAAACAAAACAGTAACCCCTTCAAATACAGGTGATTTGAATATGGTACTCGATGCCCGTAAAGCAATGAAAGACAAACCGGTTATTGTTGTAATAGATGTTTCAAAGCCAATGGTTTTCAGTGAATTCGAAAACCAGGCAAATGCCATAATCCTGGCTTTCGGGGTTCAGGACCAGGCTAAGCTGGATATCCTCACCGGAGCGTATGAGCCTTCGGGACTCCTTCCTTTCCAGATGCCGGCGGACATGAAAACAGTCGAGCTTCAGAAGGAAGATGTTCCTTTTGATATGACCTGTCATAAAGATGCAGACGGAAATGTATACGATTTCGGATTCGGCCTTAACTGGAGCGGCATGATTAAGGACGCGAGGACGGAGAAGTATGCCAGGTGA
- a CDS encoding glycerol-3-phosphate dehydrogenase/oxidase, producing the protein MNRTELTNRLGNHNHDRDIIVIGGGATGAGIALDAVYRNYDTLLLEQEDFGKGTSSRSTKLIHGGVRYLAQGDLVLVFEALRERGRILKNAPHITFNQQFIVPVYSAWEAIKYTIGLKFYDLLAGKLSLGKSQFIGRSKTLAKMPGLNEKGLLGGVIYHDGQFDDTRLLIDLVRSVNDKGGICLNYCRVTGLLKDNKGSVCGVRAIDTLTGKEHEFRAKVVVNATGVFTDDIIRMDQPVMKRTIRPSQGIHLVLDSKFLPGDASVMIPKTDDGRVLFAIPWYNKVVVGTTDTVVDEAALEPKALEKEIDFILNTTLRYFKVPPQRKDILTVFAGLRPLVASPDDPSATRELSRRHKISISSSGLVTVEGGKWTIYRRMAEDTIDRIIRKGMLQPGTCRTGTLRIYGADGEWPRNDRLHIYGSDAHEIKKMEEADPKPLHPDLPYTKAEITWICRNEMPQKLEDMLARRTRSLFLNARASVEIAPVVAAIMASEMGFDGNWQKTQVEEYTKLAANYIIS; encoded by the coding sequence TTGAATCGCACTGAACTTACAAACCGTTTAGGTAATCACAATCACGACCGGGATATCATTGTGATCGGTGGTGGAGCTACCGGTGCAGGAATAGCCCTGGATGCGGTTTATCGTAACTATGACACGCTCTTGCTTGAGCAGGAGGACTTTGGAAAAGGAACATCGAGCCGGAGTACAAAACTCATTCACGGCGGTGTCCGTTACCTGGCCCAGGGAGACCTGGTTCTTGTTTTTGAAGCGCTTCGTGAAAGGGGCAGGATATTAAAAAACGCTCCTCATATTACATTTAACCAGCAATTTATTGTACCGGTTTATTCCGCCTGGGAAGCCATTAAATACACGATCGGGCTTAAATTCTATGATCTGCTGGCCGGGAAGCTGTCACTTGGAAAATCACAGTTTATTGGCCGTTCGAAAACACTCGCCAAAATGCCCGGGCTCAATGAAAAAGGGCTTCTTGGCGGCGTAATTTATCATGACGGGCAGTTTGATGATACAAGGCTTTTGATTGATCTGGTGCGCTCTGTGAATGATAAAGGCGGTATCTGCCTGAATTATTGCAGGGTTACAGGATTGCTGAAAGATAATAAGGGTTCCGTCTGCGGTGTTAGGGCAATCGACACTCTCACAGGAAAAGAACACGAATTCAGGGCTAAAGTAGTCGTAAACGCTACCGGTGTTTTCACGGATGATATCATCAGGATGGACCAGCCGGTAATGAAAAGGACTATACGACCCAGCCAGGGAATTCACCTTGTGCTTGATTCAAAGTTTCTTCCCGGCGATGCATCCGTTATGATACCCAAAACCGATGACGGGCGTGTCCTCTTTGCCATTCCGTGGTACAATAAGGTGGTTGTAGGAACCACAGACACCGTTGTGGACGAGGCAGCCCTTGAACCAAAAGCCCTTGAAAAAGAAATTGATTTCATCCTTAACACCACTTTGCGGTATTTCAAAGTTCCTCCCCAACGAAAAGACATACTCACGGTTTTTGCAGGTCTGCGACCCCTTGTGGCCAGTCCGGACGATCCGTCAGCAACCCGCGAATTATCCCGCCGGCATAAAATAAGTATCTCCTCTTCCGGGCTTGTGACCGTTGAAGGAGGAAAATGGACCATTTACAGGCGGATGGCTGAAGACACAATCGACCGCATTATAAGGAAAGGCATGTTACAGCCAGGAACCTGCCGGACCGGGACTCTCAGAATTTATGGGGCCGATGGCGAATGGCCGCGCAATGACAGGCTTCATATATACGGATCGGATGCACACGAAATAAAAAAGATGGAAGAGGCAGATCCAAAGCCGCTTCATCCTGATCTTCCCTATACAAAAGCCGAAATTACATGGATCTGCAGGAATGAGATGCCCCAAAAGCTAGAAGACATGCTGGCCAGGAGAACACGTTCGCTTTTCCTGAATGCAAGGGCAAGTGTTGAAATAGCACCCGTTGTTGCAGCCATTATGGCTTCCGAGATGGGATTTGACGGCAACTGGCAAAAAACGCAGGTTGAAGAATACACTAAACTGGCAGCAAATTATATTATCTCATAA